In Devosia sp. 1566, a single genomic region encodes these proteins:
- a CDS encoding nuclear transport factor 2 family protein yields the protein MIESGILATIRAQEEATEKGDAQGNVDAMSADVVVFDLPPPLVYRGEAARNVGELMVWLDTWRNGVSVRLHHPKVMIDGDLAVVFGLSRMVGTKVDGTEVDSWSRRTVVLQRTAGLWKIVHDHLSFPLAMDGTNRAVTDLQP from the coding sequence ATGATCGAGAGCGGAATTTTAGCCACCATCCGAGCGCAGGAAGAAGCCACCGAGAAAGGCGATGCGCAGGGGAATGTAGATGCCATGTCAGCGGACGTCGTAGTTTTCGATCTACCACCCCCTCTCGTCTATCGAGGCGAAGCAGCTCGCAACGTCGGAGAATTGATGGTCTGGTTGGACACGTGGCGCAACGGCGTGTCAGTTCGATTGCACCATCCTAAAGTCATGATCGATGGCGACCTGGCGGTTGTTTTCGGGCTATCTCGTATGGTGGGAACGAAGGTTGACGGGACCGAGGTCGATTCCTGGAGCCGACGAACCGTTGTGTTGCAGCGAACAGCAGGATTGTGGAAGATCGTGCATGATCACCTCAGCTTTCCACTGGCCATGGACGGCACCAATCGCGCAGTGACCGACCTTCAGCCCTAG
- a CDS encoding ABC transporter ATP-binding protein has translation MKDDVAILRALWPLLATQRYALAIIIGLGLASSLLEGVGIYLFLPILELLSSEQTLPAGLSFLHLALNQIPANWRVSVLVLLVVISIGAKNALSYWNGAYIARVDADNSHRLRCELFTAMLLAAPAYLETQQSGRLANALLSESWRLSRALGAFYRMIVDACAILIFVAVLLTLSWRTTLYVAPFIGLIVCVMHLVTRRARAIGEGAVATNTAYTDRAWETLGGLRTIQIFGREAYEDERHAETSSGVRHYFLRARLLANAVPLLFETLVATAFGVWIVALSWLGTGFPTMAVFLLVLYRMQPRVQSIVAARAEILEFGSAALELDDVRSECVASRLPEGAHRFNSLEHSIVFRDVSAGYAGRNSPALSDIDFTLLKNTTTALVGPSGSGKSTLVNLLLRSMLPDKGDVLIDGVPMRHIRARDWHARIAAVTQDIFLFEGSIADNIRYGKLDASLDEIVEAARLAHADEFIANLPKGYDTEIGERGMRLSGGQRQRIALARALVRQPEILVIDEGTNALDSHSERLIQHALGELSRTTTIVAVAHRLSTVRNADQILLVDKGRIIERGTYNELIACGGMFTEMVQLQALDADERVRL, from the coding sequence ATGAAAGATGACGTCGCAATCTTGCGAGCGCTCTGGCCGTTACTGGCGACTCAACGGTACGCCCTTGCCATTATCATTGGTCTTGGACTGGCGTCATCGCTTCTTGAGGGCGTGGGGATCTATCTATTTCTGCCGATCCTGGAGCTTCTGAGCTCGGAGCAGACATTGCCGGCCGGGTTATCCTTTCTGCACCTCGCCTTGAACCAGATTCCGGCGAATTGGCGAGTTTCGGTACTCGTCCTGCTGGTTGTAATCAGTATTGGCGCCAAAAATGCGCTTTCCTACTGGAACGGGGCCTACATCGCCCGGGTGGATGCCGACAACAGTCACCGCCTGCGCTGTGAGCTGTTCACGGCAATGTTGCTGGCCGCACCGGCCTATCTGGAAACACAGCAGTCCGGACGGCTCGCGAATGCGCTGCTTTCGGAAAGTTGGCGCCTGTCGCGCGCTCTTGGCGCCTTTTACCGGATGATCGTCGACGCCTGTGCAATCCTCATTTTCGTCGCTGTGCTCCTAACCCTGTCATGGCGCACAACGCTCTATGTCGCTCCTTTTATCGGCTTGATCGTGTGTGTGATGCATTTGGTGACCCGCCGCGCCAGGGCGATCGGCGAAGGCGCGGTGGCAACAAACACGGCCTACACCGATCGAGCCTGGGAAACCCTCGGCGGCCTACGAACAATTCAGATCTTTGGTCGTGAAGCATACGAGGACGAGCGTCACGCTGAGACCTCTTCGGGGGTGCGGCACTACTTTCTCCGCGCGCGGCTGCTTGCCAACGCCGTGCCTTTGCTGTTCGAGACCCTGGTTGCCACCGCGTTCGGGGTCTGGATCGTCGCGCTTTCGTGGCTGGGCACCGGATTCCCCACCATGGCGGTATTCCTGCTGGTGCTTTATCGAATGCAACCGCGGGTTCAGTCCATTGTCGCAGCTCGGGCGGAAATACTCGAATTCGGCAGCGCAGCTCTTGAACTGGACGACGTTAGGAGCGAGTGCGTGGCGTCAAGACTGCCCGAGGGGGCGCATAGATTTAACTCTCTTGAGCATTCCATAGTCTTTCGCGACGTGAGTGCGGGATATGCGGGCAGGAACTCGCCGGCTCTATCCGACATCGACTTTACTCTTTTGAAGAACACGACAACCGCCCTGGTCGGTCCTTCGGGGTCCGGCAAGAGCACTCTCGTCAACCTCCTCCTGCGAAGCATGCTGCCCGACAAAGGCGATGTTCTGATTGATGGCGTGCCGATGCGCCACATCAGGGCGCGGGATTGGCATGCCCGCATCGCGGCCGTAACGCAGGACATCTTCCTGTTCGAAGGCAGTATTGCCGACAACATCCGCTACGGGAAACTGGATGCGAGCTTGGACGAAATTGTCGAGGCAGCGCGGCTTGCCCATGCCGATGAATTCATTGCCAACCTGCCAAAAGGCTACGACACCGAAATCGGGGAGCGCGGCATGCGCCTTTCTGGCGGGCAACGCCAGCGTATCGCCCTGGCCCGCGCGCTGGTTCGACAGCCCGAGATCCTGGTGATCGACGAGGGGACAAACGCGCTCGACAGCCATTCGGAAAGGCTCATCCAGCATGCTCTGGGCGAGCTGTCGAGGACGACGACAATCGTCGCTGTGGCCCATCGGCTATCCACGGTGCGCAATGCCGATCAGATTCTCCTCGTCGACAAGGGCCGCATCATCGAGCGCGGAACCTACAACGAACTGATCGCCTGCGGCGGCATGTTCACCGAAATGGTGCAGCTGCAGGCCCTAGACGCCGACGAAAGGGTAAGGCTTTGA
- a CDS encoding glycosyltransferase family A protein, translating into MDDLSPSRPDPLVSVVVPAFNAAEYIERTLHSAAQQTYKHLEIIVVNDGSTDDTLSIAEKFTRRDDRLRIITISNGGVARARNLGVAAARGAFVAFLDADDLWHPAKLVEQVRAMTDGNGRIYAASYVLHRRIDWDDRVVGSSHPDVCSGSILARHLVGKFVGNGSSLMARRSVVLSVGGFDPSYADAGIGGCEDLDIELKLAERFRIVGVPSYLVGYRSYPGNMSSDSTRMARSIVATVERRLAANPDLPRVVRNSSRFSTHMVAANILFNKGQALEAAQAALQVFRYSPVEGSILFAHLAKRYLHVLLDSRAGSDMPAVSSAEALKPRFFELDPSERIDEVAVRNRTGLRLAALALIDKGRKKRLAALDRIDNARISKLS; encoded by the coding sequence ATGGACGATCTTTCACCATCCCGGCCAGATCCGCTGGTTTCCGTTGTCGTCCCCGCATTTAACGCGGCTGAGTATATCGAGCGTACGCTTCACTCTGCAGCACAGCAGACCTACAAACATCTCGAGATTATCGTCGTAAACGACGGTTCAACAGACGACACCCTCAGCATAGCCGAGAAGTTCACCCGCCGGGACGATCGCCTGCGGATCATCACGATCAGCAATGGGGGCGTTGCCCGGGCCCGCAATCTTGGTGTTGCTGCCGCCCGGGGAGCTTTTGTTGCTTTCCTTGATGCCGATGACCTATGGCATCCCGCAAAGCTGGTTGAACAGGTTCGCGCCATGACTGATGGGAACGGCCGGATTTATGCTGCCAGCTACGTGCTGCACCGCAGGATAGACTGGGACGACAGAGTGGTTGGCAGCTCTCATCCCGACGTTTGCAGCGGGTCAATACTGGCTCGCCACCTAGTGGGCAAGTTCGTCGGGAATGGCAGCAGCCTCATGGCACGCCGTTCGGTAGTTCTCAGTGTTGGTGGCTTTGATCCGTCCTACGCGGATGCTGGAATAGGAGGCTGCGAAGACCTGGATATCGAGCTGAAACTCGCCGAGCGATTTCGGATCGTCGGAGTTCCCTCGTATCTCGTTGGTTACCGTTCCTATCCGGGCAATATGTCCAGCGACAGCACAAGGATGGCTCGCTCAATCGTCGCAACAGTGGAGCGGCGTCTTGCGGCTAATCCCGACTTACCTAGGGTCGTGCGCAACAGCTCGCGCTTTTCGACCCACATGGTGGCGGCAAACATCTTGTTCAACAAAGGCCAGGCTTTGGAAGCAGCTCAGGCTGCCTTGCAGGTCTTCAGATATAGTCCGGTGGAGGGCTCAATCTTGTTCGCGCATTTGGCAAAGCGCTACCTGCATGTGCTGCTTGATAGCAGGGCCGGGTCCGATATGCCGGCTGTTTCTTCGGCTGAAGCCCTAAAGCCGCGGTTTTTCGAACTCGATCCTTCCGAACGGATTGATGAGGTTGCTGTCAGGAATAGAACAGGGCTTCGGCTAGCTGCTCTCGCGCTGATCGACAAAGGCCGCAAGAAACGTCTGGCCGCACTGGACCGGATCGACAACGCTCGAATATCAAAGCTTTCATGA